One part of the Rickettsia akari str. Hartford genome encodes these proteins:
- the hslU gene encoding ATP-dependent protease ATPase subunit HslU encodes MKATKTTYQKDHMGLTPSQIVNELNRFIVGQEKAKKAVAIALRNRCRRKRVEGNLRNEIVPKNILMIGSTGVGKTEIARRLAKLTYSPFYKIEATKFTEVGYVGRDVESIIRDLVEIAVNTEKTLAKTEVDINAREQAIERILDSLVGKTSSSETREKFKEKILNGELDDTEIEISVADTTPVGGGSFEIPGMPGASMGVLNLGDVIGRALGGSKTKTKKMLVKDAMAIIIPEESEKLIDQEKIIQQAINLAENDGIVFIDEIDKIASTGSSGAKNAEISREGVQRDLLPLIEGTTVNTKYGPVKTDHILFIASGAFHIAKPSDLLPELQGRLPIRVELNSLTKDDMIKILLEPETSLIKQYSALIGTEDVYIAFTDSAIEKIADYAITVNLEVEDIGARRLHTILENLLEDISFEASEMKGRKITIDDKFVENQLSKIITNLDLAKFVL; translated from the coding sequence ATGAAAGCTACTAAAACTACTTATCAAAAAGACCATATGGGGCTTACACCTTCTCAAATAGTTAATGAACTTAATAGATTTATCGTAGGTCAAGAAAAGGCCAAAAAAGCTGTTGCTATTGCACTTAGAAACCGCTGTCGTCGTAAAAGAGTAGAAGGTAATTTACGTAATGAAATAGTACCGAAAAATATTTTAATGATTGGTTCAACCGGTGTCGGAAAAACGGAAATAGCAAGACGCCTTGCAAAGTTGACTTATTCTCCTTTCTATAAGATAGAAGCAACTAAATTTACTGAAGTCGGATATGTAGGGCGTGATGTAGAATCAATAATTCGTGATTTAGTTGAAATAGCTGTTAATACTGAAAAAACTTTAGCAAAAACAGAAGTAGATATTAATGCCCGTGAGCAAGCGATAGAGAGAATATTAGATAGTTTAGTAGGTAAAACTTCTAGTAGTGAGACTAGAGAAAAGTTCAAAGAAAAAATTTTAAACGGTGAACTTGATGATACAGAAATCGAAATTAGCGTAGCTGATACTACACCTGTCGGTGGTGGAAGTTTTGAAATACCGGGTATGCCAGGAGCATCTATGGGCGTTCTTAACCTCGGTGACGTGATTGGACGAGCTCTTGGCGGCAGTAAGACTAAAACAAAAAAAATGCTAGTTAAAGATGCTATGGCTATTATTATACCTGAGGAATCAGAAAAATTAATAGACCAAGAAAAAATTATTCAGCAAGCTATAAATTTAGCTGAAAATGACGGGATAGTTTTTATTGACGAAATTGATAAAATAGCTTCGACCGGTAGTTCCGGAGCAAAAAATGCCGAAATAAGTAGAGAGGGTGTACAAAGAGATTTGCTACCTTTGATAGAAGGAACAACGGTTAATACTAAATATGGACCGGTTAAAACAGATCATATATTATTTATTGCTTCAGGTGCTTTCCATATTGCTAAACCTTCTGATTTATTACCGGAGTTACAAGGAAGGTTACCGATTAGAGTAGAATTAAATTCGCTCACCAAAGATGATATGATTAAAATATTGCTTGAACCTGAAACTAGTTTAATAAAGCAATATTCGGCATTAATAGGTACTGAAGACGTGTATATTGCATTTACGGATTCTGCTATTGAGAAGATAGCGGATTATGCTATCACCGTTAATTTAGAAGTCGAAGATATAGGGGCTAGAAGGCTGCATACTATACTTGAGAATTTGCTTGAAGATATAAGCTTTGAAGCTAGTGAAATGAAAGGCAGAAAAATAACTATCGACGATAAATTCGTAGAAAATCAATTATCAAAAATAATAACTAATCTTGACTTAGCTAAGTTTGTCCTATAA
- the hslV gene encoding ATP-dependent protease subunit HslV gives MSDNLALHGTTILCLKKNEEIIIAADGQVSHGNTVLKSTARKLRTIANNKIIAGFAGSTADGLALFEKLEVKIEQHKHNLLRSAVELAKDWRNDKYLRRLEAMMIVGDRSHILILTGNGDVVEPENNVAAIGSGGLFALSAARALMSYENNLTAEEIALKSMNIAADLCVFSNHNIIMEKVV, from the coding sequence ATGTCAGACAATTTAGCCTTACACGGCACAACAATACTTTGTTTAAAAAAGAACGAAGAAATAATTATAGCAGCAGATGGACAAGTCTCGCATGGTAATACCGTACTAAAATCTACAGCACGAAAACTTCGGACTATAGCAAATAATAAAATTATTGCCGGTTTTGCGGGTTCTACGGCTGATGGTCTTGCGTTATTTGAAAAACTTGAAGTAAAGATAGAGCAACATAAGCATAATCTACTTAGAAGTGCAGTTGAGCTTGCAAAAGATTGGCGTAACGATAAATATTTGAGACGTTTGGAAGCAATGATGATTGTTGGCGATCGTAGTCATATATTAATTTTAACTGGTAACGGTGATGTCGTAGAGCCTGAAAATAATGTTGCGGCAATAGGATCAGGTGGTTTATTTGCACTATCTGCTGCTCGTGCTTTAATGTCTTACGAGAATAATTTAACTGCTGAAGAAATTGCTTTAAAATCTATGAATATAGCTGCAGATCTATGTGTATTTTCTAATCATAATATTATAATGGAAAAAGTTGTATGA
- the lpxB gene encoding lipid-A-disaccharide synthase, whose protein sequence is MTKVYFIAGETSGDFIGGRIIQNLKSNKGVEFTGIGGKCMEEAGNFKSLFPITCINLMGFVEILPHIFNLKKLIDKTVQDIINSQADLLITIDSPGFTYRVAKQLRKLLPKLKMIHIVAPSVWAYKDGRAVKYAKIYDCLFALLPFEPPYFTKVGLDCRYIGHPIMEQEFYSDKIALREEFKIDKNERVLCVTLGSRQGEIRKHLPVFISSIEEIFKSCNNLKVIFTLANPAHEAIIKPFLEDVQFHYLFSSARLKAYAVADAALAKSGTNTLEIVASGTPMVVAYQVNLISFFIIRLLIKIKYVTLINIIAGSEIIPEFIQFNCRASLISNTLQELLFNSKKAYKQVIESQKILQTLGLKSNRSPSYIAAEIIKQEFLESKIKLLKENST, encoded by the coding sequence ATGACAAAAGTTTACTTTATAGCTGGTGAGACGTCAGGAGATTTTATTGGTGGACGCATAATTCAAAACTTAAAAAGTAATAAAGGAGTAGAGTTTACCGGCATCGGCGGTAAATGTATGGAGGAAGCTGGTAACTTTAAAAGCTTATTTCCTATTACTTGTATAAATTTAATGGGTTTTGTAGAGATTTTGCCTCATATTTTTAATCTTAAAAAATTAATTGATAAAACTGTGCAGGATATCATAAATAGTCAAGCTGATTTATTAATCACCATAGATTCACCGGGGTTTACTTATCGTGTGGCAAAGCAACTAAGAAAACTTTTACCAAAGCTGAAAATGATTCATATCGTTGCACCATCAGTTTGGGCATACAAAGATGGTAGAGCAGTAAAATACGCTAAAATTTATGATTGTTTATTTGCTTTACTACCGTTTGAACCTCCATATTTTACTAAAGTCGGTCTTGACTGTAGATATATAGGTCATCCGATTATGGAGCAAGAGTTTTATAGTGATAAAATAGCTTTACGTGAAGAGTTTAAAATAGACAAGAATGAGAGAGTTTTATGTGTTACTCTTGGAAGCAGGCAAGGAGAGATTCGAAAGCATTTACCGGTTTTTATTTCTTCTATTGAAGAAATATTCAAGAGTTGTAATAATCTTAAAGTTATATTTACTCTTGCAAATCCTGCTCATGAGGCAATAATAAAACCGTTTCTAGAAGATGTTCAGTTTCATTATTTATTTTCAAGTGCGAGACTTAAAGCTTATGCTGTTGCGGATGCAGCTTTAGCAAAATCCGGCACCAATACTTTAGAGATAGTAGCTTCCGGTACTCCTATGGTTGTGGCTTATCAAGTTAATCTTATAAGCTTTTTTATTATAAGGCTATTGATAAAAATCAAATATGTTACGTTGATAAATATTATAGCAGGTAGCGAAATAATTCCGGAATTTATCCAATTTAATTGCCGAGCTAGTCTTATTAGCAATACTCTTCAAGAGTTATTATTTAATTCTAAAAAAGCTTATAAGCAGGTCATAGAAAGTCAAAAAATTTTACAGACATTAGGGCTTAAATCAAATCGATCACCTTCTTATATAGCTGCAGAAATTATTAAACAGGAGTTCTTAGAATCTAAAATAAAGTTGTTAAAAGAGAATAGTACTTGA
- a CDS encoding HIT domain-containing protein — protein MYNKENVFAKIINKNLPAEIIYEDEQMLAFKDIAPVAPVHIIVIPKNEYIDYADFISKAQIDEIKHFFAKIADIANEVGLDKDGYRLITNKGEKSGQTVLHFHFHIIGGEKLIGLINKND, from the coding sequence ATGTATAACAAAGAAAATGTTTTTGCAAAAATTATAAATAAAAATCTTCCGGCAGAAATAATTTATGAAGACGAACAAATGTTAGCATTCAAAGATATAGCACCCGTAGCACCTGTACATATTATCGTTATACCTAAAAACGAATATATAGATTACGCTGATTTTATCTCTAAAGCGCAAATAGACGAAATAAAACATTTTTTTGCTAAAATTGCTGATATAGCAAATGAAGTAGGTTTGGATAAAGACGGCTATCGTTTAATAACTAATAAAGGCGAGAAATCGGGACAGACTGTTTTGCATTTCCATTTTCATATTATCGGCGGCGAAAAACTCATTGGATTAATAAATAAAAATGATTAA
- the asd gene encoding aspartate-semialdehyde dehydrogenase, whose translation MIKKYNIAVIGATGNVGRETLNILAERNCPINKIHAIASDNSIGRKISYGEKILQISSLTNLNFDDIDIAFFCAGSKVSKKFIPQATSSNCVVIDKSSLFRIDDQVPLIVPEVNLSTLKDFTAKNIIANPNCIAIPLAVVLKPLDNEIKIKRVVISTYQSVSGAGKAGMDELYEQTKSKYVFGENHPKKFPKQIAFNLFPHIGDLNKDGYTSEEAKIAFELNKIIGNHFKASVTSVRVPVFIGHSISVNIEFNNKMDANIAEEILQEADGIVTISNNNDIAYISPVEVVGEDAVYVSRIRNDVSKPNTINLWITCDNLRKGAALNSVQIAEALINDYL comes from the coding sequence ATGATTAAAAAGTACAATATTGCAGTAATCGGAGCTACAGGAAATGTAGGGCGTGAAACTCTAAATATTTTAGCTGAGCGTAATTGCCCCATTAATAAAATTCATGCTATAGCTTCAGATAACTCTATCGGACGGAAAATAAGTTATGGAGAAAAAATACTGCAAATCAGTAGTTTAACTAATTTAAATTTTGATGATATCGATATTGCTTTTTTTTGTGCAGGTTCAAAAGTGTCAAAAAAATTTATACCACAAGCTACTTCTAGTAATTGTGTAGTTATCGACAAATCATCACTTTTTAGAATTGACGATCAAGTGCCTTTAATTGTACCTGAGGTTAATTTATCAACACTTAAAGACTTTACCGCTAAAAATATTATAGCTAATCCTAATTGTATAGCGATTCCACTTGCAGTAGTATTAAAACCGTTGGATAATGAAATAAAGATTAAAAGAGTGGTGATATCTACTTATCAATCGGTATCAGGAGCAGGTAAAGCAGGAATGGATGAACTCTACGAGCAAACAAAATCTAAATATGTTTTTGGAGAGAATCATCCTAAAAAATTTCCAAAACAGATTGCATTTAATCTTTTTCCTCATATAGGTGATTTAAATAAAGACGGCTATACAAGTGAAGAAGCAAAAATTGCTTTTGAACTAAACAAAATTATTGGTAATCACTTTAAAGCTAGTGTTACTTCTGTGCGAGTACCGGTATTTATCGGTCATTCTATATCGGTTAACATAGAATTTAACAATAAAATGGACGCTAACATCGCTGAAGAAATATTGCAAGAGGCCGATGGGATTGTTACAATTTCTAATAATAATGACATTGCTTATATCTCGCCCGTTGAAGTGGTAGGCGAAGATGCCGTATATGTCTCACGCATTAGAAATGACGTAAGTAAACCTAATACGATAAATCTATGGATTACATGTGATAACTTACGTAAAGGAGCAGCTTTAAACAGTGTACAAATTGCTGAAGCATTAATTAATGATTATTTATAA